The Setaria italica strain Yugu1 chromosome IX, Setaria_italica_v2.0, whole genome shotgun sequence genome has a window encoding:
- the LOC101776469 gene encoding uncharacterized protein LOC101776469 yields MMKTEDGGLGLAAVTKFNLRLWAWDTDVKGVTGWVLRRIIELDKFLPLELSSLPSMDNRPCGRPPVRILGLVEDDDLVFIWTKTGVFTVQLKTMKHKKVFEADVSASVYPYTGFRIAGAVAHDGGNVAAE; encoded by the exons ATGATGAAAACAGAGGATGGTGGGCTTGGCCTTGCTGCTGTGACAAAGTTTAACCTGCGCCTGTGGGCCTGGGATACTGATGTTAAGGGTGTTACAGGATGGGTGCTGCGCAGGATCATTGAGTTGGATAAATTTCTCCCATTGGAACTGTCGTCTCTGCCTTCTATGGATAATCGTCCATGTGGAAGGCCTCCTGTCAGGATATTGGGTCTCGTTGAGGATGATGATTTGGTTTTTATATGGACAAAAACTGGGGTCTTTACGGTCCAGCTGAAGACAATGAAGCACAAAAAAGTGTTTGAGGCTGATGTCTCTGCAAGTGTTTATCCCTACACAGGTTTTCGCATTGCAG GTGCCGTGGCACATGATGGTGGAAATGTTGCAGCTGAATAA
- the LOC101777157 gene encoding queuine tRNA-ribosyltransferase accessory subunit 2 translates to MRFVVTKVCGGGGKARAGVLHIGGGIETPALLLSTRKGLPSFVSCDLLASLPLPDSLLLHVCPTHFIEGPPMKTISNIGGLHRMLGLPDHILVAAAGDSIESLPSSEATNKFGASFDTPSGRRLVKPSDYMELVSCMKPNLWASLADEVPAWVTEKRNKTSVDRTLRWLDACIALDAAAGANSFGFIVGGSSIEQRRLCATEVAKRNVSGFWIGGFGLGDDIEERCSLLNAVTDCLPPEKPRLVSRLGLPEEVLEGVAAGIDLFDSTYIYQLTMGGFALIFPVDMVGREMQNGLFNNDGGDSTKINLRATTYRKDTSRLVDSCSCFTCQNHTRAYLNHLLNVHEMLAQILLEIHNTHHYLRFFRSIREAINVGEFDVFRQQFVKKRRAHITAAVL, encoded by the exons ATGAGGTTTGTGGTGACGAAAgtgtgtggtggtggaggaaaAGCGCGGGCGGGTGTGCTCCACATAGGTGGTGGCATCGAGacgccggcgctgctgctgtCCACGCGCAAAGGACTGCCGTCATTCGTGTCCTGCGACCTCCTAGCCTCACTTCCCCTCCCGGactccctcctcctccatgtCTGCCCAACCCACTT TATAGAGGGCCCTCCAATGAAGACAATATCAAACATTGGCGGTTTGCACCGCATGCTGGGTTTGCCTGATCACATTCTTGTAGCTGCGGCAGGTGATTCTATCGAGAGTCTGCCATCAAGCGAAGCCACCAACAAATTCGGTGCCTCCTTTGATACACCTTCTGGCCGTAGACTG GTCAAACCATCTGACTATATGGAGTTAGTTTCCTGCATGAAGCCTAATCTATGGGCCAGTTTGGCGGATGAGGTACCTGCTTGGGTGACTGAGAAACGGAACAAAACCTCTGTTGACAGGACATTGCGGTGGCTTGATGCATGTATTGCTTTGGATGCG GCTGCTGGAGCAAATAGTTTTGGTTTTATTGTCGGAGGATCTAGCATAGAACAACGAAGGCTATGCGCCACTGAAGTGGCAAAGCGGAATGTTTCAG GCTTTTGGATTGGTGGATTTGGCCTTGGAGATGATATTGAAGAGCGCTGCAGTTTACTCAATGCAGTAACA GATTGTTTGCCACCAGAAAAACCTCGGCTTGTGTCTAGGCTTGGTCTTCCAG AGGAGGTCTTGGAGGGTGTAGCTGCCGGTATCGACCTTTTTGACTCCAC GTATATTTACCAACTTACTATGGGTGGTTTCGCACTGATCTTCCCTGTTGACATGGTTGGGAGAGAGATGCAGAATGGTCTGTTCAACAATGATGGTGGAGATTCAACAAAGATTAACCTGCGTGCAACTACATATCG GAAAGATACGTCGCGGCTGGTTGATAGCTGTAGCTGCTTCACGTGCCAGAATCACACTCGTGCTTACCTGAATCATTTGCTCAATGTCCATGAGATGCTGGCTCAGATTCTTCTGGAGAT ACACAATACCCATCATTACCTTCGTTTTTTCCGTTCCATACGGGAAGCAATCAATGTTGGAGAGTTTGATGTATTTCGGCAGCAGTTTGTTAAGAAGAGACGTGCCCATATCACCGCTGCTGTTCTGTAG